A region from the Halobellus litoreus genome encodes:
- a CDS encoding DUF21 domain-containing protein gives MVLLSVGVAVGVVTVLVGVSAFFSSSETAIFTLPESWFESSSSSDDARFATLRGLRDDPHRLLVTLLVGNNVVNVAIASITTLVFTEHLPAGVAVSASTVVASAVVLIFGEIVPKSYGLGHAESWALSVARPIQVVGRVLLPLVVLFDWITRQLNDAIGGEPRIEKTHVDE, from the coding sequence ATGGTACTCCTTTCTGTCGGGGTCGCCGTCGGCGTGGTTACCGTCCTCGTGGGCGTGAGCGCGTTCTTTTCGAGCAGCGAGACGGCCATCTTCACGCTCCCTGAATCGTGGTTCGAGTCGTCCTCGTCCTCGGACGACGCCCGGTTCGCGACGCTTCGGGGGCTCCGAGACGACCCGCATCGACTGCTGGTGACGCTTCTGGTCGGGAACAACGTCGTCAACGTGGCGATCGCGAGCATCACCACGCTGGTCTTCACCGAACACCTGCCGGCCGGGGTCGCCGTGTCGGCGTCGACCGTGGTCGCGAGCGCAGTCGTCCTGATATTCGGCGAGATCGTCCCGAAGTCTTACGGCCTGGGCCACGCCGAATCCTGGGCGCTCAGCGTCGCCCGGCCGATCCAGGTCGTCGGGCGAGTCCTCCTCCCGCTCGTGGTGCTTTTCGACTGGATCACGCGACAGTTGAACGACGCCATCGGCGGCGAACCGCGGATCGAAAAGACGCACGTCGACGAGTGA
- a CDS encoding DUF309 domain-containing protein encodes MQEALRIGIAVFNAGDYHVAHEAWEEPWLALAEGTSEERLLHGLIQYAAAVHHGRRRNWSGQRGLAESGERYLAAVDEGCPVNVDEIRAYLRRLAADPELAERRRPPALRYAGDAIEPTDLSFEAVATAVTLLASEYDAFDAAVVDDAVRYAREELGDDSSPRGTPQRRSRGFVGMLFAFAADRDQRSIVYERLRGHVERRRSRESDVSGLFEK; translated from the coding sequence GTGCAGGAGGCGCTCCGAATCGGGATCGCGGTGTTCAACGCGGGCGATTACCACGTCGCCCACGAGGCCTGGGAAGAGCCGTGGCTCGCCTTGGCGGAGGGAACGTCAGAGGAACGGTTACTCCACGGCCTCATCCAGTACGCCGCGGCGGTTCACCACGGCCGTCGCCGAAACTGGAGCGGCCAGCGCGGACTGGCCGAGAGCGGTGAGCGATATCTCGCGGCCGTCGACGAAGGGTGCCCGGTCAACGTCGACGAGATCCGAGCGTATCTGCGCCGCCTCGCTGCGGACCCGGAACTCGCGGAGCGCCGTCGGCCGCCCGCGCTCCGCTATGCGGGCGACGCTATCGAACCGACCGACTTGTCGTTCGAGGCGGTCGCGACCGCGGTGACGCTCCTGGCGAGCGAATACGACGCGTTCGACGCGGCGGTCGTCGACGACGCGGTCCGCTACGCTCGCGAGGAGTTGGGAGACGACAGTTCACCTCGGGGAACCCCGCAGCGGCGCTCCCGCGGCTTCGTCGGGATGCTGTTCGCGTTCGCCGCCGACCGCGACCAGCGGTCGATCGTCTACGAGCGGCTGCGGGGACACGTCGAACGGCGTCGAAGCAGAGAGTCGGACGTTTCGGGGCTGTTCGAGAAGTAG
- a CDS encoding glycoside hydrolase family 13 protein has protein sequence MTERTWWKEAVVYQIYPKSFSDADGDGFGDLPGVIDRLDHLERLGVDCVWLNPVYQSPQRDNGYDVSDYRAIYPEFGTMDDWDRLLEELHARDIRLVMDMVPNHTSSDHEWFQRSRSEPDGEYGDYYIWRDGDPDEPPNNWESFFGGSAWEYDAEREAWYLHLYDVSQPDLNWRNPDVRDAMADTMNWWLEKGIDGFRLDVVNLLSKAEGLPDGDPSNDWTGSEHFVNGPRIFEYLDEIHENVFAGTDAVAIGEMPNLDLEHARRYTAPDGPLDLVFHFEHVGLDFGERGRWDVGDWDLLDLKETLDRWQGGLDWNSLFFENHDQPRSVSRFGDDERYRYESATALATILLTLRGTPFVYQGQEIGMTNGTFESLDDISDVDTVRNVRELIAAGAVADYESIRHVVEHRTRDNARTPMQWDDTAHAGFTDGEPWIPVNENYADINVASERERTPSVLSFYEALIDLRREREALVYGSYDIHRPDDEQLFVYTRTLDDDQVVVVINFSDSAATADLDALDAEASLLCGNYDDVAAEPNGPLELGPYEARLYGQSA, from the coding sequence ATGACAGAACGCACCTGGTGGAAGGAAGCGGTCGTTTATCAGATCTATCCGAAGAGCTTCAGCGACGCCGACGGCGACGGGTTCGGGGACTTGCCGGGCGTCATCGACCGTCTCGATCACCTCGAACGACTCGGCGTCGACTGCGTCTGGCTCAACCCGGTGTATCAGTCCCCGCAGCGCGATAACGGCTACGACGTCAGCGACTACCGCGCGATCTACCCCGAGTTCGGGACGATGGACGACTGGGACCGACTGCTCGAGGAACTCCACGCACGGGACATCCGACTCGTGATGGATATGGTCCCGAACCACACGTCCTCCGACCACGAGTGGTTCCAGCGGTCGCGATCGGAGCCGGACGGCGAGTACGGCGACTACTACATCTGGCGCGACGGCGACCCCGACGAGCCGCCGAACAACTGGGAATCGTTCTTCGGCGGGTCAGCCTGGGAGTACGACGCCGAGCGCGAGGCGTGGTACCTCCACCTCTACGACGTGAGCCAGCCCGACCTCAACTGGCGGAACCCGGACGTCCGCGACGCGATGGCCGACACGATGAACTGGTGGCTGGAGAAGGGAATCGACGGGTTCCGACTGGACGTCGTCAACCTGCTCTCGAAGGCCGAGGGCCTCCCCGACGGCGACCCCAGCAACGACTGGACCGGGAGCGAACACTTCGTCAACGGGCCCCGGATCTTCGAGTACCTCGACGAGATTCACGAGAACGTGTTCGCCGGCACCGACGCCGTCGCCATCGGCGAGATGCCGAATCTCGACCTCGAGCACGCGCGGCGGTACACGGCTCCCGACGGCCCGCTCGACCTGGTCTTCCACTTCGAGCACGTCGGACTCGACTTCGGCGAACGGGGGCGCTGGGACGTCGGCGACTGGGACCTCCTCGATCTCAAGGAGACGCTGGACCGCTGGCAGGGCGGCCTCGACTGGAACAGCCTGTTCTTCGAGAACCACGACCAGCCCCGCTCGGTCTCCCGGTTCGGCGACGACGAGCGCTACCGCTACGAGTCGGCGACGGCGCTCGCGACGATCCTCCTGACGCTCCGCGGGACGCCGTTCGTCTACCAGGGCCAGGAGATCGGGATGACGAACGGCACCTTCGAGAGCCTCGACGACATCAGCGACGTGGACACGGTCCGAAACGTCCGGGAACTGATCGCGGCCGGGGCCGTCGCGGACTACGAGTCGATCCGGCACGTGGTCGAGCACCGCACCCGCGACAACGCGCGGACGCCGATGCAGTGGGACGACACGGCCCACGCCGGGTTCACCGACGGCGAGCCGTGGATCCCGGTCAACGAGAACTACGCCGACATCAACGTCGCCAGCGAGCGCGAACGCACGCCGTCGGTGCTCTCCTTCTACGAGGCGCTCATCGACCTCCGGCGGGAGCGGGAGGCGCTCGTCTACGGGAGCTACGACATCCACCGCCCCGACGACGAGCAACTGTTCGTGTACACGCGGACGCTGGACGACGACCAGGTCGTCGTCGTCATAAACTTCTCGGACAGCGCCGCGACCGCCGACCTCGACGCGCTGGACGCCGAGGCCTCGCTACTCTGCGGCAACTACGACGACGTCGCCGCCGAGCCGAACGGGCCGCTGGAACTCGGCCCCTACGAAGCGCGGTTGTACGGACAGTCGGCGTAG
- the arcS gene encoding archaeosine synthase subunit alpha translates to MTDYFEIHGRDGAARLGELRLSDPLTTPALVDDSIDDGGSLWTGERDVPKGYREILTVLPHRAFPAGTDERVQETFAVDYPDVDYPSAAVVTAETAADYGSDAYVLSDAQGFVGHAAAFREEIIAAREALPADTALYLSGVATPRNAATLVYAGVDLLDAKRARVRGLEGFYLTSEGEYFLEDLEELPCTCPACQGKRLDIDPDAADTNAARAAAFDREDCADHNEYALESELATIRRRIRDGRLRDYVEGQARHDQWLTAAFREFDQQYEYLEERTPVIRDTELTAATEDTLRRVEIQRFAERVTERYRNRFDNPLVLVPCSATKPYSESQSHAQFHDAIQYRGHQVSMTSPIGVVPMELELTYPAQHYDAVVTGRWSEDEKSFVARVLRRYLERNEYPRVIAHVPDEGYRDIVERVEADVDLDFEYTVEEHPTATESIANLMSALDGDLKYGKRKRQHNTIRALADYQFGPDAGDDLFADVELRTTSRYPKLQVRDGGSEGDDGGPGEQLATMVPQYGVLSFTLAGARVWAESDAPTKRVEIDEFVPHGSVLAPGVVDADADIRVGDEVVVEGPKAFAVGRAQMFGSEMVESTRGEAVQVRHVEEL, encoded by the coding sequence ATGACCGACTACTTCGAGATCCACGGGCGCGACGGGGCCGCCCGGCTCGGGGAACTCCGGCTCTCGGATCCGCTGACGACGCCCGCGCTCGTCGACGACAGCATCGACGACGGCGGCAGCCTCTGGACGGGGGAGCGGGACGTCCCCAAGGGGTATCGAGAGATCCTGACGGTGCTTCCCCACCGTGCGTTCCCGGCCGGGACCGACGAGCGCGTGCAGGAGACGTTCGCCGTCGACTACCCCGACGTGGACTACCCGAGCGCGGCGGTCGTGACCGCCGAAACCGCCGCAGACTACGGCTCCGACGCCTACGTGCTCTCGGACGCACAGGGGTTCGTCGGCCACGCCGCTGCGTTCCGCGAGGAGATCATCGCCGCGCGGGAGGCGCTCCCCGCCGACACGGCGCTGTATCTCTCCGGCGTCGCGACGCCGCGAAACGCCGCGACGCTGGTGTACGCCGGCGTCGACCTCCTCGACGCGAAGCGGGCGCGCGTCCGCGGTCTGGAGGGCTTCTATCTCACCTCGGAGGGCGAGTACTTCCTCGAGGATCTGGAGGAACTGCCGTGCACCTGTCCGGCGTGCCAGGGCAAGCGTCTCGATATCGATCCCGACGCGGCCGACACCAACGCCGCGCGCGCCGCCGCGTTCGACCGCGAGGACTGCGCCGACCACAACGAGTACGCGCTGGAGTCAGAACTGGCGACGATTCGCCGACGGATCCGCGACGGCCGCCTCCGCGACTACGTCGAGGGACAGGCGCGGCACGACCAGTGGCTCACGGCGGCGTTCCGCGAGTTCGATCAGCAGTACGAGTACCTCGAGGAGCGCACGCCGGTCATCCGCGACACCGAACTCACGGCGGCGACCGAAGACACGCTCCGACGCGTGGAGATCCAGCGCTTCGCGGAACGGGTGACCGAGCGATACCGGAACCGGTTCGACAATCCGCTCGTGCTCGTGCCGTGCTCGGCGACGAAGCCGTACAGCGAATCGCAGAGCCACGCGCAGTTCCACGACGCGATTCAGTACCGCGGCCATCAGGTCTCGATGACCTCGCCCATCGGCGTCGTCCCGATGGAACTGGAACTCACTTACCCCGCCCAGCACTACGACGCCGTCGTGACGGGCCGGTGGTCCGAAGACGAGAAATCCTTCGTCGCCCGCGTGCTCCGGCGGTACCTCGAACGCAACGAGTACCCGCGCGTGATCGCACACGTCCCCGACGAGGGATACCGCGACATCGTCGAGCGCGTCGAGGCCGACGTCGACCTCGACTTCGAGTACACCGTCGAAGAGCACCCGACGGCGACGGAGTCGATCGCGAACCTGATGTCGGCGCTCGACGGCGATCTGAAGTACGGGAAACGGAAGCGTCAGCACAACACGATACGAGCGCTCGCGGACTATCAGTTCGGCCCCGACGCCGGCGACGACCTGTTCGCGGACGTGGAGCTGCGAACCACGAGCCGCTACCCCAAACTCCAGGTCCGAGACGGGGGCAGCGAGGGCGACGACGGCGGTCCTGGCGAGCAACTCGCGACGATGGTCCCCCAGTACGGCGTGCTCTCGTTCACGCTCGCCGGCGCGCGCGTCTGGGCCGAGTCGGACGCGCCGACGAAGCGCGTCGAAATCGACGAGTTCGTCCCGCACGGCAGCGTCCTCGCGCCGGGCGTCGTCGACGCCGACGCTGACATCCGGGTCGGCGACGAGGTCGTCGTCGAGGGGCCGAAGGCCTTCGCGGTCGGCCGCGCGCAGATGTTCGGCTCGGAGATGGTCGAGTCGACGCGCGGCGAAGCGGTGCAGGTCCGACACGTCGAGGAACTGTAG
- a CDS encoding DUF4685 domain-containing protein, whose protein sequence is MTRTHVTCLDCGTEFVRPNGYAGNYCLSCHESWTADEDSRSSSTEESKPRRLRSGTTSSVRPADDDASDAPSRYEEE, encoded by the coding sequence ATGACGCGGACGCACGTGACCTGCCTCGACTGCGGGACGGAGTTCGTCCGGCCGAACGGCTACGCCGGCAATTACTGCCTCTCGTGCCACGAGTCGTGGACGGCGGACGAAGACTCGCGCTCGTCGTCGACGGAGGAATCGAAGCCGCGGCGACTTCGAAGTGGGACGACGTCCTCCGTTCGGCCGGCCGACGACGACGCGTCAGACGCGC
- a CDS encoding sensor histidine kinase — translation MSDSGLSAGTARKELYEVMRLDLPFEEKATRALSVGERFLGVDNGHVTRIDPESNYWQAVASTDPPDGSFPAGLVTDFDATYCRRAIESGGSLALSDAPEAGWGDDPAFEAHGLHCYHGTPLVVDGDLYGTVCFVSEAPRERPFSEVETTFAELLARMLERELERRQMTATIERYEEFASVLSHDLRNPLNVAQGRVDLERSERESENLAVVARSLDRIESIIASVLRVAREGRDIDATSVVSLSTLAERCWESIDVADATLVVDEEFTFRADAERVRGIFENLFRNAVEHGGDDVTIRVGPLDGGEGFYVEDDGPGIPESDRETVFDPGYTTGREGVGLGLSIVEGGVEAHGWRIEATDAETGGARFEIRDVIPA, via the coding sequence ATGTCGGACTCCGGGCTCTCTGCGGGTACCGCGCGAAAAGAGCTGTACGAAGTGATGCGGCTCGATCTCCCGTTCGAGGAGAAGGCGACACGGGCGCTCTCGGTCGGCGAACGCTTTCTGGGCGTCGACAACGGTCACGTGACGCGTATCGATCCCGAGAGCAACTACTGGCAGGCGGTCGCCAGCACGGACCCGCCAGACGGGTCGTTTCCAGCGGGGTTGGTAACCGACTTCGACGCGACGTACTGTCGGCGAGCGATCGAGAGCGGCGGTTCGCTCGCGCTTTCGGACGCGCCCGAAGCGGGGTGGGGTGACGACCCGGCCTTCGAGGCGCACGGACTCCACTGTTATCACGGCACCCCGCTCGTCGTCGACGGCGACCTCTACGGGACCGTCTGCTTCGTCTCCGAGGCACCCAGAGAACGGCCGTTCAGCGAGGTCGAGACGACGTTCGCGGAACTCCTGGCGCGGATGCTGGAGCGCGAACTCGAACGGCGACAGATGACGGCGACGATCGAGCGCTACGAGGAGTTTGCGAGCGTCCTCTCGCACGACCTCCGAAACCCGCTGAACGTCGCCCAGGGACGCGTCGACCTCGAGCGGAGCGAGCGGGAGAGCGAGAACCTGGCGGTCGTGGCACGGTCGCTGGATCGCATCGAATCGATCATCGCCTCGGTTCTCAGGGTGGCGCGGGAGGGGCGCGACATCGACGCGACGTCGGTCGTCTCGCTGTCGACGCTTGCCGAGCGGTGCTGGGAGTCGATCGATGTCGCCGACGCGACGCTCGTCGTCGACGAGGAGTTCACCTTCCGCGCCGACGCCGAGCGGGTCCGCGGCATCTTCGAGAACCTGTTTCGGAACGCGGTCGAACACGGCGGCGACGACGTCACGATCCGGGTGGGTCCGCTCGACGGCGGCGAGGGGTTCTACGTCGAAGACGACGGGCCGGGGATCCCGGAGTCCGACCGCGAGACCGTCTTCGACCCCGGCTACACGACTGGCCGGGAGGGCGTCGGCCTGGGGCTGTCGATCGTCGAGGGCGGCGTGGAAGCGCACGGCTGGCGCATCGAGGCGACCGACGCCGAGACCGGCGGGGCCCGCTTCGAGATCAGAGACGTCATCCCGGCCTGA
- a CDS encoding universal stress protein — MSMNTVLLAFSRNDEQRIDELFDTATSIVDPDGTIVLLHVFDREQYDTISTKLNIDDDSEVTPDDIARRSRIGREITTRLDDAGVDYVVRGALGETSDAILRQSESDDADLVVVGGRSRSATGKALFGSTAQKVLVEADCPVTFVKEQSEEKKKAAAPA, encoded by the coding sequence ATGAGTATGAATACAGTACTGCTGGCCTTCAGCAGAAACGACGAACAGCGAATCGACGAACTCTTCGACACGGCGACCTCGATCGTCGATCCCGACGGCACGATCGTCCTGCTCCACGTCTTCGACCGAGAGCAGTACGACACGATCTCGACGAAACTGAACATCGACGACGACTCGGAGGTCACCCCCGACGACATCGCGCGCCGGTCGCGGATCGGCCGCGAGATTACGACCCGGCTCGACGACGCGGGGGTCGACTACGTCGTCCGCGGTGCGCTCGGCGAGACCAGCGACGCCATCCTCCGACAGAGCGAGTCTGACGACGCCGACCTCGTCGTCGTCGGCGGCCGCAGCCGCTCGGCGACGGGCAAAGCCCTGTTCGGATCGACGGCGCAGAAGGTGCTGGTCGAGGCCGACTGCCCGGTGACGTTCGTCAAGGAACAGTCCGAAGAGAAGAAGAAGGCCGCCGCGCCCGCGTAA
- a CDS encoding glycoside hydrolase family 68 protein — protein sequence MPNRPSNRDPDVGGDPPRSQWSREQAAGIERTPETVAPIIYPPESTPAEDVHVWDTWLLRDRHGRLADVDGWRVVFSLTAPSDLLPGKRHDVARIRYFYSRDGRQWHDGGPVFADDALGQRQWAGSALYDDGDVYLYYTAAGTETASELTYTQRLVGASGGTITTTESSLSVDGPWTHRELLRPDGEWYETESQSRGMIYTFRDPWFYEDPETGEVCLLFEANAPVPEGSDRCGGDAALQEFNGAVGVAVSPSGDPMEWELRPPILESICTNQELERPHVVHWEGRYYLFVSSHMHTFAPGLDGYDALYGFVADSLGGPYRPLNESGLVVTNPHNAPFQAYSWMAFPHHEEILVESFFNYFDFAGDSLDEIAHLTEREQRRRFGGTLGPTIRLTVDGDRTRVLGTLDHWHIPTLNESLPGFDVDDPAGPVPEDEDGPLGPSARRDFRDAEYVDRDDSATDGGTGETWIESPGSYGSYST from the coding sequence ATGCCCAATCGACCGTCCAACAGGGACCCGGACGTCGGCGGTGATCCGCCGCGTTCACAGTGGAGTCGCGAGCAGGCCGCCGGGATCGAGCGCACTCCCGAGACGGTCGCCCCCATCATCTACCCGCCGGAATCGACGCCCGCCGAGGACGTTCACGTCTGGGACACGTGGCTGCTGCGGGACCGACACGGACGGCTGGCGGACGTCGACGGCTGGCGCGTCGTGTTCTCGCTCACGGCCCCCAGCGACCTCCTCCCGGGCAAGCGTCACGACGTGGCTCGGATCCGGTATTTCTACTCCCGCGACGGCCGGCAGTGGCACGACGGCGGTCCCGTGTTCGCCGACGACGCCCTCGGTCAGCGGCAGTGGGCCGGGTCGGCGCTGTACGACGACGGCGACGTCTACCTCTACTACACCGCCGCGGGAACGGAGACCGCGTCCGAACTCACGTACACGCAGCGCCTCGTGGGGGCCTCCGGCGGGACGATCACGACGACCGAATCGTCGCTCTCGGTCGACGGTCCGTGGACGCACCGGGAACTTCTCAGGCCGGACGGCGAGTGGTACGAGACCGAATCGCAGTCTCGCGGGATGATCTACACCTTCCGCGATCCGTGGTTCTACGAGGACCCCGAGACGGGCGAGGTCTGCCTGCTGTTCGAGGCCAACGCGCCGGTCCCGGAGGGCAGCGACCGCTGCGGCGGCGACGCCGCGCTGCAGGAGTTCAACGGGGCCGTCGGCGTCGCGGTGTCGCCCTCGGGCGATCCGATGGAGTGGGAACTCCGCCCGCCGATCCTCGAGAGCATCTGTACCAACCAGGAACTCGAACGGCCGCACGTGGTCCACTGGGAGGGTCGGTACTACCTCTTCGTCTCCAGCCATATGCACACGTTCGCGCCGGGACTCGACGGGTACGACGCGCTCTACGGCTTCGTGGCCGACTCCCTAGGCGGGCCCTACCGACCGCTGAACGAGTCCGGACTGGTAGTCACGAACCCCCACAACGCCCCGTTCCAGGCGTACTCGTGGATGGCGTTCCCCCACCACGAGGAGATCCTCGTCGAGAGCTTCTTCAACTACTTCGACTTCGCCGGCGACTCCCTCGACGAGATCGCGCACCTCACGGAGCGCGAACAGCGACGCCGGTTCGGTGGGACCCTGGGCCCGACGATCCGCCTCACCGTCGACGGCGACCGCACGCGAGTGCTCGGCACGCTCGATCACTGGCACATCCCGACGCTGAACGAGTCGCTGCCGGGCTTCGACGTCGACGACCCCGCCGGACCCGTCCCCGAGGACGAGGACGGACCGCTCGGGCCGTCGGCCCGACGCGACTTCCGGGACGCCGAGTACGTCGACCGCGACGATTCGGCGACCGACGGCGGTACGGGCGAGACGTGGATCGAGTCCCCGGGATCGTACGGCAGCTACTCGACGTAG
- a CDS encoding glycoside hydrolase family 32 protein, with product MVATPVRVGFVVDGGPSDRQEAARAWASARYRLDVIGTDDLAPSMPYDVIWWHTDEELLDIDATVARALEEYVRGGGGLLLGLRAVSAVEPLGIDSVAPDAVGTRSVSAPTGLLWRSVYDDHPAVEGFDGLRIPIADHGTVPFARYESVLPAEGEVLASTVEGEHDRPVQTSVVSWHHGDGAVLGASTLAFRADPAPEYAANRDRVAEGFVESLAAGPDPRFDRPTDRAGFERLRARLRDDPHRPRYHVTSPANWINDPNGLIEHEGQYHVFYQYNPAGPYHHAIHWGHAVSDDLVHWRDEPLALAPSPDGPDRDGCWSGCAIDDGGAPTLLYTGGRGRRQLPCLATATDGSLRSWIKDTENPIIEEAPTDIDVLETEHWEAEFRDHCVWREDGLWHQIIGSGVTGVGGTALHYTAENLRDWTYEGPLLVGEGPDAGAVWECPELLRLGEKELLHVSNYETVLYFVGERRDGGFEVESRGVLDHGDFYAPQSMRVDDGYLTWGWLPEARDDETQWDAGWSGALSVPRRIEIDESGELRQRPAAELTALRGTQYVDGTSRSLRDERQELPASGRALELTATISLRDADAVTLSVFESPDRRERTEIRYTAANELIVDRSNASEDPRVQSDEQRLEVTPYDEPLSLRLFLDGSVIEAFVNDRHCLTSRVYPTRDDSTGVAVEAAGGRAEITDLSVWELEDAWSASEDRAPRSTAPTR from the coding sequence ATGGTTGCGACGCCGGTTCGCGTCGGGTTTGTCGTCGACGGCGGCCCGAGCGATCGACAGGAGGCCGCGAGAGCGTGGGCGAGCGCCCGATATCGACTCGACGTGATCGGGACCGACGACCTCGCTCCGTCGATGCCCTACGACGTGATCTGGTGGCACACGGACGAGGAACTGCTCGACATCGACGCGACCGTCGCGAGGGCGCTCGAGGAGTACGTCCGCGGCGGCGGCGGCCTCCTCCTCGGCCTCCGGGCGGTGAGCGCGGTCGAACCGCTCGGGATCGATTCGGTCGCGCCGGACGCCGTCGGCACGAGGAGCGTGTCCGCCCCGACCGGGTTGCTGTGGCGGTCCGTGTACGACGACCACCCCGCAGTCGAGGGATTCGACGGCTTGCGGATCCCGATCGCGGACCACGGGACGGTCCCCTTCGCGCGGTACGAGTCGGTCCTCCCCGCGGAGGGCGAGGTGCTCGCTTCGACCGTCGAGGGCGAGCACGACCGCCCCGTGCAGACGTCGGTGGTCTCGTGGCACCACGGCGACGGCGCGGTGCTTGGAGCCAGCACGCTGGCGTTCAGGGCCGATCCGGCGCCGGAGTACGCCGCGAACCGCGACCGCGTCGCCGAGGGCTTCGTCGAGTCGCTGGCGGCCGGCCCCGACCCCCGGTTCGACCGTCCCACCGACCGGGCCGGCTTCGAACGCCTCCGCGCGCGCCTCCGCGACGACCCGCACCGACCGCGGTACCACGTCACGTCGCCGGCGAACTGGATCAACGACCCGAACGGGCTCATCGAGCACGAGGGACAGTACCACGTGTTCTACCAGTACAACCCGGCCGGTCCCTACCACCACGCGATCCACTGGGGCCACGCCGTCAGCGACGATCTCGTCCACTGGCGGGACGAACCGCTCGCGCTCGCGCCCTCGCCCGACGGCCCCGACCGCGACGGCTGCTGGTCGGGGTGTGCGATCGACGACGGGGGGGCGCCGACCCTCCTGTACACCGGCGGGCGCGGGCGCAGACAGCTCCCCTGTCTGGCGACCGCGACAGACGGGTCGCTCCGGTCCTGGATCAAGGACACGGAGAACCCGATCATCGAGGAGGCGCCGACCGACATCGACGTCCTGGAGACCGAACACTGGGAGGCCGAGTTCCGGGATCACTGCGTCTGGCGCGAGGACGGCCTGTGGCACCAGATCATCGGGTCGGGCGTCACCGGCGTCGGCGGGACGGCGTTACACTACACCGCCGAGAACCTCCGCGATTGGACGTACGAAGGACCGCTGCTGGTCGGTGAAGGGCCGGACGCCGGGGCCGTCTGGGAGTGTCCGGAGCTGCTGCGGCTGGGGGAGAAAGAGCTCCTGCACGTCTCCAACTACGAGACGGTACTGTACTTCGTCGGCGAGCGCCGCGACGGCGGGTTCGAGGTGGAGTCGCGGGGGGTACTGGATCACGGCGACTTCTACGCCCCGCAGTCGATGCGGGTGGACGACGGCTACCTGACCTGGGGGTGGCTCCCGGAGGCCCGCGACGACGAGACCCAGTGGGACGCCGGCTGGTCGGGGGCGCTGTCGGTGCCGCGGCGTATCGAAATCGACGAGTCCGGGGAACTCAGGCAGCGTCCGGCGGCGGAACTGACCGCGTTGCGGGGAACGCAGTACGTCGATGGAACGTCTCGGTCACTCCGCGACGAGCGCCAGGAGCTCCCCGCCAGCGGCCGGGCCCTGGAGCTGACGGCGACGATTTCGCTCCGCGACGCCGACGCCGTGACGCTGTCGGTCTTCGAGTCGCCGGACCGGCGAGAGCGGACCGAGATCAGGTACACGGCCGCGAACGAACTGATCGTGGACCGGTCGAACGCCAGCGAGGACCCGCGAGTGCAGAGCGACGAGCAGCGGCTGGAAGTCACGCCGTACGACGAACCGCTGTCGCTGCGGTTGTTCCTCGACGGCTCCGTGATCGAGGCGTTCGTCAACGACCGCCACTGCCTGACGAGTCGCGTCTACCCGACGCGGGACGACAGCACCGGGGTCGCGGTCGAAGCCGCGGGCGGGCGCGCCGAAATCACCGACCTGTCGGTGTGGGAACTCGAGGACGCGTGGTCGGCGAGCGAGGACCGCGCGCCGCGATCGACGGCCCCGACGCGATAA